The Maylandia zebra isolate NMK-2024a linkage group LG4, Mzebra_GT3a, whole genome shotgun sequence genome includes a window with the following:
- the gig2e gene encoding uncharacterized protein gig2e: MSIEWAEDDGLPSGVVRVDCEGPEDGKTYVMYHGTKRANVSSIQKSGFRQSSGGMLGQGVYLSRDLDKASRYPIKHPEHDRVIIKVRVNVRKVKRIDYKNHPLQMTWHDHGYDTAWVPPKCGMVKSGLEENCVWDPKRITILETIKPKPQSVVRMDREGPRDGRTYVMYHGTTSANAQLILASGFRQSSAGMLGPGVYLSRDLDKASRYPIDHPEDDKVVIKVRVNVGRVKAINCQNHPLQKTWHDHGYDTAWVPPNCGMVKSGLEENCVWDPNRISIIGTIKPKPVQGAGGSAWGYRDNHTNIRIRKMYFQWAEDDFLPPGVIRLDCEGPRDGRTYVMYHGTTSANAKRILMTGFGQSYDGMLGPGVYLSRDLEKASRYPIGHPEYDRVVIKVKVNVGRVIVINYQNHPLQKTWQYSGYDTAWVPPGCGMVKSGLEENCVWDPTRISIIGTIKPKPVQGAGGSAWGYR, from the exons atgagcaTTGAGTGGGCTGAAGATGACGGTCTTCCTTCTGGGGTAGTTCGAGTGGACTGTGAAGGACCAGAAGATGGTAAAACCTATGTCATGTACCATGGCACAAAAAGGGCAAATGTTTCATCGATCCAGAAGTCAGGTTTTCGCCAGTCTTCAGGCGGGATGCTCGGTCAGGGCGTTTACCTCAGCAGAGACCTGGATAAAGCGAGTCGCTATCCCATCAAACACCCTGAGCATGACAGGGTTATCATTAAGGTTAGGGTCAACGTGAGAAAGGTTAAACGCATAGATTATAAGAACCACCCACTTCAGATGACCTGGCATGACCACGGATACGACACCGCCTGGGTGCCGCCCAAGTGTGGGATGGTGAAGAGCGGCCTGGAGGAGAATTGTGTCTGGGATCCCAAGCGAATCACAATCCTTGAGACCATCAAACCAAAACCT CAAa GTGTGGTTCGAATGGACCGTGAAGGACCAAGAGACGGTAGAACCTACGTCATGTACCACGGCACCACCAGTGCGAACGCTCAATTGATCTTGGCTTCAGGTTTTCGCCAGTCTTCGGCTGGGATGCTCGGTCCAGGGGTCTACCTCAGCAGAGACCTTGATAAAGCGAGTCGCTATCCCATCGATCATCCTGAGGATGACAAGGTTGTCATTAAGGTTAGGGTCAACGTGGGAAGGGTTAAAGCCATCAACTGTCAGAACCACCCACTTCAGAAGACCTGGCATGACCACGGATACGACACCGCCTGGGTGCCGCCCAACTGTGGGATGGTGAAGAGCGGCCTGGAGGAGAATTGTGTCTGGGACCCGAATCGAATCTCGATCATCGGCACCATCAAACCAAAACCTGTCCAGGGCGCTGGAGGCAGCGCATGGGGCTATAG AGACAATCACACTAACATCCGAATCAGAAAAATGTACTTCCAGTGGGCTGAAGATGACTTCCTGCCTCCAGGGGTAATCCGACTGGATTGTGAAGGGCCAAGAGACGGTAGAACCTACGTCATGTACCACGGTACCACCAGTGCGAATGCTAAAAGAATCCTGATGACGGGTTTTGGCCAGTCTTATGATGGGATGCTCGGTCCGGGGGTCTACCTCAGCAGAGACCTGGAGAAAGCAAGTCGCTATCCCATTGGTCACCCTGAGTATGACAGAGTTGTCATTAAAGTTAAGGTCAACGTGGGACGGGTGATCGTCATCAACTATCAGAACCACCCACTTCAGAAGACCTGGCAATACAGTGGCTACGACACCGCCTGGGTGCCGCCCGGCTGTGGGATGGTGAAGAGCGGCCTGGAGGAGAATTGTGTCTGGGACCCGACTCGAATCTCGATCATCGGCACCATCAAACCAAAACCTGTCCAGGGCGCTGGAGGCAGCGCATGGGGCTATAGGTAA